The following proteins come from a genomic window of Eleginops maclovinus isolate JMC-PN-2008 ecotype Puerto Natales chromosome 8, JC_Emac_rtc_rv5, whole genome shotgun sequence:
- the LOC134868250 gene encoding ADP-ribosylation factor-like protein 3 isoform X1, whose amino-acid sequence MGLLSILRRLKQTPEQEVRLLLLGLDNAGKTTLLKQLAAEDISHITPTQGFNIKSVQSSGFKLNVWDIGGQRKIRPYWRNYFENTDVLIYVIDSSDRKRFEETSLELADLLEEEMLAAVPLLVFANKQDLMTATPASELAECLSLHTIRDRMWQVQACSAVTAEGLQDGMTWVCRNIRFRKK is encoded by the exons ATG GGCCTGTTGTCCATTCTTCGGAGGCTGAAGCAGACCCCAGAACAGGAGGTGCGCTTATTGCTGCTGGGCTTGGACAACGCTGGCAAGACCACTCTGCTGAAACAGCTGGCGGCAGAAGATATCAGCCACATCACCCCCACACAA GGTTTCAATATAAAGAGTGTTCAATCATCTGGCTTCAAGCTAAATGTTTGGGACATAGGAGGTCAGCGCAAGATCCGCCCCTACTGGAGGAATTATTTTGAGAACACAGACGTATTG ATCTatgtgattgacagctcagACAGGAAAAGGTTTGAAGAGACAAGTCTG GAGCTGGCTGACTTGTTAGAGGAGGAAATGCTCGCTGCTGTGCCACTGCTGGTTTTTGCCAACAAGCAGGATCTGATGACTGCCACCCCAGCGTCTGAGCTGGCAGAATGTCTCAGTCTGCACACGATCCGAGATCGCATGTGGCAGGTCCAGGCCTGCTCAGCAGTCACAGCTGAGGGATTGCAG gacGGCATGACCTGGGTTTGCAGAAATATAAGATTTCGGAAGAAATAA
- the wbp1 gene encoding WW domain-binding protein 1: protein MPQKALGSIVGLLCTGTCLVQGKEFCFGVNNEQYRCEMGYCCGETECCTYYYELWWFWLVWTLIIMLSCCCAYRHRRVKMRLQQEQRQREISLMAYQGASSSFISPPPLNLRFWNDCKLPDYEEVVGHPPTPPPPYSENPPETTPSLPPQLTQPVSSVPQPLPEAAPMDDCQASGSSPDQEAVSVSVQAQCIVEENGEASLIAAAEEEEEEEEEEEDEELITRRRHVTGDSGIEVCVCQLDIDEGSGLEEESDEEHRMCKVTGQDCCSGHRQQAFRQKERTSELPSQTASTSTGDHMV from the exons ATGCCGCAGAAAGCACTGGGATCCATTGTAGGTCTTCTTTGTACCGGGACCTGTCTAGTGCAG GGGAAGGAGTTCTGTTTCGGGGTAAACAATGAACAGTACCGCTGTGAGATGGGGTACTGCTGTGGAGAGACTGAGTGCTGCACCTACTACTACGAGCTCTGGT GGTTTTGGTTGGTTTGGACCCTGATCATCATGCTTAGCTGCTGCTGTGCTTACCGACACCGGAGGGTTAAGATGCGCCTTCAGCAGGAGCAGCGTCAACGTGAGATCAGCCTCATGGCCTACCAGGGAGCCTCGAGCTCCTTCATTTCCCCTCCACCACTCAATCTAA GGTTCTGGAACGACTGCAAGCTTCCCGACTATGAAGAGGTGGTAGGTCACCCCCCCACACCGCCCCCTCCTTACTCTGAAAACCCTCCTGAAACCACCCCATCACTCCCTCCACAATTGACCCAGCCAGTTTCCTCAGTGCCACAACCCCTGCCTGAGGCAGCACCGATGGACGACTGTCAGGCCTCAGGCTCATCTCCTGATCAGGAAGCTGTGTCAGTGTCGGTCCAAGCACAGTGTATCGTAGAGGAGAACGGGGAGGCTTCGCTCATTgcggcagcagaggaggaggaggaggaggaggaagaggaggaggatgaggagctTATCACTCGGCGTCGCCACGTGACCGGTGACTCAGGAattgaggtgtgtgtttgccagTTGGACATAGACGAGGGTTCAGGGCTTGAGGAGGAAAGCGATGAGGAGCACCGGATGTGCAAGGTCACCGGGCAGGACTGCTGCTCCGGCCACCGGCAGCAGGCCTTCAGACAGAAGGAGCGCACCTCCGAGCTGCCCAGCCAGACTGCCAGCACCAGCACTGGAGACCACATGGTGTGA
- the LOC134868250 gene encoding ADP-ribosylation factor-like protein 3 isoform X2 has product MGLLSILRRLKQTPEQEVRLLLLGLDNAGKTTLLKQLAAEDISHITPTQIYVIDSSDRKRFEETSLELADLLEEEMLAAVPLLVFANKQDLMTATPASELAECLSLHTIRDRMWQVQACSAVTAEGLQDGMTWVCRNIRFRKK; this is encoded by the exons ATG GGCCTGTTGTCCATTCTTCGGAGGCTGAAGCAGACCCCAGAACAGGAGGTGCGCTTATTGCTGCTGGGCTTGGACAACGCTGGCAAGACCACTCTGCTGAAACAGCTGGCGGCAGAAGATATCAGCCACATCACCCCCACACAA ATCTatgtgattgacagctcagACAGGAAAAGGTTTGAAGAGACAAGTCTG GAGCTGGCTGACTTGTTAGAGGAGGAAATGCTCGCTGCTGTGCCACTGCTGGTTTTTGCCAACAAGCAGGATCTGATGACTGCCACCCCAGCGTCTGAGCTGGCAGAATGTCTCAGTCTGCACACGATCCGAGATCGCATGTGGCAGGTCCAGGCCTGCTCAGCAGTCACAGCTGAGGGATTGCAG gacGGCATGACCTGGGTTTGCAGAAATATAAGATTTCGGAAGAAATAA